Proteins from a genomic interval of Fusarium oxysporum Fo47 chromosome I, complete sequence:
- a CDS encoding dynein light chain — protein sequence MADAHVPKAESPVAREKLEAQIKSADMTEDMQQESIEVAQEAMAKFTIEKDIAQHIKRTFDERKGPTWHCIVGRNFGSFVTHETKHFIYFYLGHCAILLFKTQ from the exons ATGGCCGACGCTCACGTTCCCAAGGCAGAGTCTCCCGTCGCTCGGGAGAAGCTCGAGG CTCAGATCAAGTCCGCCGACATG ACGGAGGATATGCAACAGGAGTCTATCGAAGTTG CCCAGGAAGCCATGGCCAAGTTCACCATTGAGAAG GACATTGCACAGCACATCAAGCGCACA TTCGACGAGCGAAAGGGACCAACCTGGCACTGCATTGTTGGCCGAAATTTCGGTAGCTTCGTTACCCACG AGACCAAGCACTTTATCTACTTTTACCTCGGCCACTGCGCAATTCTACTATTCAAAACGCAATAG